The Nocardia vinacea genome contains the following window.
GTCCGCCGGTGGCGGCGGCCTCCTCGGCGAAGGCGGCGGATACCAGGGGAAACCGGTCACCGGCGGCGGCCATCATCGCGGCGAACTGCCCAGCGATCTGCTGCGCCGTTTCTCGCCGGTCCGCGGTCGTCACCTGCTGCACGAGACTGCGGATGTGCCCGTTGAGCAGCACGATGGTGTCCAGTTGCTCGGGCCCGGTCAGCCCGGTGCCGTCCAGCGCGGTCAGCGCGGCGTTCATCCACCCCATTTCGTTGGGGCCGATCGCCCGCACGCCCACGGTGAGGGTGATCGACCAGGGGTGTGCGCGGTAGCGCTCGAAGATCGTCTCGGCCCAGCGGCGCAGCCCGGCTCGCCACGGCTCTTCCTTCGAATCCTCTTGCGCCGCAATAATATCCGGTGGAGCTCCGAGCGCGGTATCCACCATCAGCGCGGTGAGCTGATCCTTGCCGGGCACATACCGGTACAGCGACATCTTGGTGAAGCCGAGGCGCTCGGCCAGGCGCTGCATGGACAGGTTCGTCAGCCCTTCGGCATCAGCGAGAGCGATGGCCTCCGCGACGATCCCCTCCAGCGATAGCGCGGGCTTGGGGCCGCGCTTCGGCCGCTGCTGGGTGCCCCAGAGCAGTTCGACAGTGGTCGGTGCAGGCATTTCCACATCCTTACGCATTGCGTGTTGACAAGTAACTGTGTCCACCATACTCTAATTCGTGTCCAGTGGATACAGATTCCATCGGACGCAGATATAGACTCGGGAGACATCATGCGCAACAAGACCGTCCTCATTTCCGGCGCGAGCATTGCCGGTCCCGCACTGGCCTACTGGCTGCACCGCTACGGGTTCGACGTCACCGTGGTCGAACGCGCTCCGGCGCTGCGCCCGGGCGGCCAGGCCATCGACTTCAAGGGAAAGACCCACTTCACCGTGCTCGAGCGGATGGGCATCCTCGAGGAGGTCCAGGAGCGCCGCACCGGCACCACCGACACCGTGTTCGTCGACGAGAACGGCGAGCGGCTCGCGTTCATGTCGGGCGACTTCACCGGTGGTGATGTGGAGATCCTGCGCGGCGACCTGGCCGAGATCATGTACAAGCGAACCGCCGAGCATTGCGAATACCTGTTCGGCGATTCGATCAGCGCGCTCACCGAACTCGCCGACGGCGTATACGTCGAATTCGAGCACGCACCGGCGCGCGCCTTCGATCTCGTCTTCGGCGCCGACGGCATCCACTCCCGGGTACGCAAGCTGGCCTTCGGACCGGAGCGGGACTTCGTCGAGTACCTGGGCCATTACTACTGCGTCGCGGGGGCGAGCCCGTGGAGCAAAGACGCCACCGGTCCGCGTCCGCGGGCAACCGCCTACGGCCACAACGCTCCCGGCAAGCTCGCGATCACCGGCGGCTCGAAGGCACAGCAGTTGTACATGTTCGCCTCATCGGAGCTGGATTACTCCCGCGATGACATCGCCGCCCAGCGCCGCATCGTCGAACAGGTCTACGCCGACGTCCAGTGGGATGTGCCGCGGATGCTCGATGAGATGGCGGATTTCGACGACTTCTACCTCGACACGATCAGCCAGGTGCGGATGAAGGGCAACTACACCAAGGGCCGGGTCGCGTTGATCGGCGACTCGGCGTACGGAAATACCCTGGGCGGCTTCGGCACCGGGCTCGCCGTGGTCGGTGCTTACGTCATCGCGGGCGAACTCGCCCTTGCCGACGGCGATTACCCGCTGGCCTTCGCCAACTACAACGCAATCATGAAGCGCTATGCCAAGATCGCCGGCAATAGCAACGCGGGCAAATTCCTCGCCCCGCGCACCGCACGCGGCATCAAGATGCGCAACTGGTTCCTGCACTCGTGGATGTGGAACCTGATGCTGAAGTATGCCGATAACGCGGCCAACGATATCGATCTGCGGGACTACCCGACGCTGGTCGGCGCGGCCGATGCGAATTGATGACACCGATGGGCCATGGGCCGATCCGTCCGAGTGACGTCGGCCCGAACCCATTTCAGCCGACCGCACGGTATGGCGTGGCGGAATCGACTGTGTTTCGATGGAACCGAGGTGGGGTCGAGTGCGTCTATAAGGTCAGACGGCACTGACGGAAGGGGCTGGCTCGGCCATGACAGCACAGATGGACGGCCGCGCGATCACCAATCCCGAGAACGCGCAGAACTTTTCGCACGCGGAGATCAAACAGGCGGCCGACCAGATGAATCCGGACGGACTGGACGGTGCGTTCGATGCCTGGGTCGCCATCGCGGCGGCGGTGACCAAGGCCGGACAGCAGTTCGAAACCGCGATTCAGCAAGCAGTGGATCAACATTGGGAGGGTGCGGCGGCCGACCGGGCGGTGCGCGCCATTCGGGAGTATGCCGCGCGCGTCGGTGAGCTGGGTGAGTCGCTGGATCAGCAGTCGACACCGCTGTCGGCGGCGGTGAGTGCGGCGGGGCGGTTCAAGGTGGCGGTGCCACCGGTGGTGGATAGTTCGGATAGTCCACGGGGGCCTGAGCTGCGGAATTCGCAGGAGGAGCAGGCTCGGGACGATATGAGCACGTTGTATATCCAGCCTTATGGGAGTACGGCGCCGTTGATTCCTACGTTGCCGCCGCCCGCTAATCCGATTTCCGGGGGGTCGGGGGTTTCGGGAGTGTGGGGGGCTTTGCCGGGTGGGGATTCCGGGAATGCAGGGGATACGAGCCCGGCGGAGGGCACCGGCCAGGGTGGGGCTGCTGGCAAGGCAGCGGATACAGGCACGACGGAGGGCACCGGCAGGGCTGGGGATACAGGTAAAGCGGC
Protein-coding sequences here:
- a CDS encoding TetR/AcrR family transcriptional regulator is translated as MPAPTTVELLWGTQQRPKRGPKPALSLEGIVAEAIALADAEGLTNLSMQRLAERLGFTKMSLYRYVPGKDQLTALMVDTALGAPPDIIAAQEDSKEEPWRAGLRRWAETIFERYRAHPWSITLTVGVRAIGPNEMGWMNAALTALDGTGLTGPEQLDTIVLLNGHIRSLVQQVTTADRRETAQQIAGQFAAMMAAAGDRFPLVSAAFAEEAAATGGPPSIDGPGDALSFGIDRILDGLGVLIADRRRP
- a CDS encoding FAD-dependent monooxygenase; protein product: MRNKTVLISGASIAGPALAYWLHRYGFDVTVVERAPALRPGGQAIDFKGKTHFTVLERMGILEEVQERRTGTTDTVFVDENGERLAFMSGDFTGGDVEILRGDLAEIMYKRTAEHCEYLFGDSISALTELADGVYVEFEHAPARAFDLVFGADGIHSRVRKLAFGPERDFVEYLGHYYCVAGASPWSKDATGPRPRATAYGHNAPGKLAITGGSKAQQLYMFASSELDYSRDDIAAQRRIVEQVYADVQWDVPRMLDEMADFDDFYLDTISQVRMKGNYTKGRVALIGDSAYGNTLGGFGTGLAVVGAYVIAGELALADGDYPLAFANYNAIMKRYAKIAGNSNAGKFLAPRTARGIKMRNWFLHSWMWNLMLKYADNAANDIDLRDYPTLVGAADAN